In Drosophila gunungcola strain Sukarami unplaced genomic scaffold, Dgunungcola_SK_2 000103F, whole genome shotgun sequence, the DNA window ATTGAAGAAATGCCTTTTTGGGTGATTAAAAATagaattaattaacaaaacaaataaataatattattagttAATAGCAGGATCCCTTGCGTAATCGATATGCCCTCGATCGGACCTTTGGGGTTGCAAATTTCCGAGCAGCTGACTCATTCGCAAGTGTCAGGACCTCGGCTATCAATTTGCTCTCGCTGCGATGATGAAAAATGCGTGAAAAGTCATTTTCCCCATACATATTCGTATTTTTCCCAGTTCGCTTTACTTTCTCTGCGTTTCTTTCTGCCACACacttttctcatttttttgcCCCTGTTTGTTTGTCATTTTTCAAtggcaaaatgtttttggtgGTGCAAATTAGCCGAGCGACGGCGGCCACATATGTTTCAATCATTTCCCAATAACATAACCGAAATATGTGTGTTTCTGTGTTTTTCTCGGTTCGAAAAGTAGTCGGCAAGGGGCGTGGCACGGGAtagataaacaaaaatgttgtgaGGAAACACACACTGAAAACATTCATACACTTTGGAGACGGAGCATCATCACTTTGATCTGTGGTCAGTCAGTCCTTGCGTATgggattttaaaaaatatttgccaaaatattaattaatgaCATACTTTGGAAGATTAAGTGGATTGCTTATGTCACTTTGAGGTAATTCTTTTCTGTAGGAAAACAAATACCATTTCTTGTATTTACATTCTTTATCATattcacatttaaattttgatgaactataaataattgcttacatattatattttttttgtacgtttttaaaaagtcattttaatttttgggaaaataaattgtgtttaaatgttaatttgtttctttataATTCCTTATCATATTTACATTTGAATTGTGATaagctataaatattttggtaaCACATAGATTTTCTAATGTTTTCATTtctcatatatattttttacaagtaCATTTTCTAAAGTCTtccaattaatatattatttattaaatgttaaaagtgaaatgttaaataattttaaatcggTCTGTTGGCCATTGTGTTTATAAGCTTAGTTggtattttgtaataaaaaaattcaataaattgtttaatgtgTTTGATGAggatttttaaatcttaaaacatatttaatacaatATGTGAAATTTCAAGGGTATTTAAATGGCGATATCTTTTAGTGATCTTCTCCGAAAAAACGCTCGTTGTGAGAGCgtgaaatatgcaaattgccAGTAGGTCATCCCAGGGGGGTGGGGGCGGCTCTTCGGAGGAGGGGGGCGGAGTGGGCGGGGtgggtgttttttttgggCCTGCGAGATGCGGCCAAGTCGAACAGTTGGCTACGAGGCACGTTGGCGGGCGGAACTCAAAGCGATCGCAGCTGATCGGCGGCACCGAAAAGAAAGAGACGGTAGACGCCAGTTAGAGCGAGACGGCGAGCTGGGAAGCCGCCGAGTGCGAGCGAGAGAGCGCCACATACGTACCTACTATCTGTCTGCGGAAAAGATTGCTGTGTTTTCCCTTCTCTGTTTTGGTTTGCCAACCCATAAAACTctgttttttgtgtgtggtgttttctttttgtgtccctgttttttttctttcttttgtgcCCTAAAAAGTGGCACGGTGTGTGCCACACTCAAGTGTCACCAGCGGGAAAAGTCGGAAAAGTCGGAAAAGTCGGGAAATTGGGAAAGCGAACGGGAACGCCTCTGGGAGCGGATCAACTAAAAATAGCAGAACATAAAAGAGAGAGGGAATGCTGAAAAAAAGAAGCCAAAAATAATTGAAGCGTGGGCAGCATCAGCATCCAAAGCGAAGGACAGTGAAGCCAGGCTACCAGCTACACAAATAATaagcaaatcaaattataaattatattctttaaaagaaatacaagGAGAGGCagtgaaaataaacaaaatccaacaaacaaatgaataaacaagtcaaatattaaatcaaatagtttaaaattcaatagatacaagttaatataaatgaataaaatttaacaagcaataaaataataatgcaaataaataaaatagctaAAGATTCAAAAGATTTATTTCCTAAAACTTGTGccattataaaaatacataacaacaagcataaaaaataaactaaaataaaaaaacaatataaacaaaccaaaaccaaaaaaggaaacaataCATATAATaactacaaatttaaaagatatttcCCTAAACTTGTACCATCATAAATTACTTAACAAcaaccatttttaaaagcaacCTAACAAAACTAGATAATTTAAGCATGAAAGGCCATATAGACAAACCAAGTCCAACGCacaaagaaattattaaagccaataaaaaataaaatagccaaacttttatgaaaacaaaacatatacaaaaaatagttaaagccatcatttttaataaattaaaacaaacactCACTTAACGAAGGCTGCCTGTACACACATAGTTGagataaacaataaattgGCCAAAGGCCAACAAAAAAGAGCAAGCTAAAGATCAGCCGTGAatgaagaagaagcagcagcagcagataaAGTCAGATCAAACAAGAGAACGGACAACCAACAGGTGGAAGGAAACGGAGACCCCAAAAGACCAAAAATCAAGAGGAAAACCCAAGGGAAACCCAAGGAAAACTTAAGGAaaacgcaaataaaaaaagggcAACCAGCTGATGAGCTGTAATGTCCCAGGAAGCTGAAGATGGGGACGATGCCTTGCTGGAAGAggacactggtaaaaaaaacttagtaaatttcaatattttctacttaacttaagtattttttgctttgattttttttagttacaTTAAATAGTTGATgaacatataaaaattgttaatttgaCTATTTTGGCAAATGATTTCAGTAactgcaaatttaaattaaatttaaaccactttttaattaaataaaataaatttaaatcaaatagtaACTATTTTCAATCTCTTATTGAATGTATTAAttagatatttttataataaatcaaGCAATAAATGATttagtattttgtttataagtttaatattaaattttgagttcattgtttttaatgccatttttgtttttcttagtGGAGGAGACCTTGGATCCCTTGGCCAATTTGCTAAGTCTCAAGCTCAAGAAGCCATCGCATTGGAACTGGGAGCTGAGCACCTCtcgcagctgcagcaacattGCTCTGCCCCGGATTCTGCTCTACGATCACTCCGGCAATCTTCTGGTGGATGCCGATGGCCAAAGGGAGGAGACCTTCACGTCCAGAGACTCCAGAGAAGACGCAAGCGTTCGGCCACCTCCAATTTGAGCTTGGAGCGCAATTTCCATGGCCTGCGAATAGCAGAGGCCACGCCCTCGGCCACGCCCTCGGCCACGCCCATTTCGAGCAGGGAGAGGAGCCATCACCATGGCAGCTGCATAGACTTCAGCACCCACGAACTGCCCAATTGGGAGCCATCGGTGAGCTCCAGGCGCTCCAGTTCGCTGCGCGGAGTGCGCTTCCAGGAGTTCCAGGAATCTGGCCAAGAGGATCTGCCGGTGTATCCCACTCCGCCCTCGACTTCCACCCTGAACTCCTCGAGTTCGGGTCCGCGGGAGAAGAGACGCTACCGGCGGTCGCAGAGCTCCATCTTGGAGCGATTCAGCCTGTCCAAGGGACGCCACTCGTCGCCCGAATTCGCcacggaggaggaggtggcgaAGGCCCCGCGCTACTACCTGCGAACCAGCAAGGCGGGCACCCTGGTCATCCGCGAGGAGAGCTTCAGTTCGCAGAAGATGCGCCATCGACGCCGTCGTCCGCCCAAGCACTCCTCCAGCGAGAACATCCTGCAGGAGGATCACCACCAGGGAGCCGCCACCAATGTCGTGCAGGCCACGATGCGCAGGCGACCACTCCTCCAGTCCACCTCCGAGGACGAAAAGGAtctgcagcaggagcagcagcaggagcagcaggcaTCCGGGGCACGCAGGTCCAGGGGCAGGCCCAGGAACACGAGCCAACGCAGCTGCGGCAAGGATGCGGCCAAGGGTGAGTACACTGACAGGAACAAAATGGAGTAGCAGATGCATGCATTGTCATAGACACTAAAACTATTGTTGcacgaattttaaattactgtatatgaaaaatttcttatcaaaataaaagctACGTGGCTTGAAAAAAGGGCCCTTAGTAAAAAGCatagtaaatccaaatatttttactataaattacatatttacGGTACTGATTTAGCACCCAGGGGTATTGTGTTTAAATCaatgtgtatttttaataattatttttaaaaatggaacaattaaattttaaattcaaaaaaatttaaagatacaaTTTTCTATTAGATAAACCAATTAATCAtgttaataataacataaataataagtacattaccatgttttaagttttttttaagtaagttttTATGTAGAAAAACATTGtaacattcaaatattttaatgtttaattttactatatttattttctgtatttatttaacataaagGAAGCTATTTTAGGCAAGGCAAAGTTTATTTACCCATgtagctatttcaaaaatattaaatattctatgaaacaacaaaaatttgtagACTTTTCgctgaatttttcaattgtttccataagtttattaaaacaagataaataaaatattaaacattaagacatcacaaaaaaaacaattctaaTCCAGGACTACTAAATTTTGTGCCAAGCTAAATGTATATTACTGAATAAAAACTAGAATTATAAGCTAAAAAACCATATGTTATGCTCCCGATTGCAATTCACAGAGCTCATCACCGTGGATCCCGACAATTGTGTGTATCGAGCAGCACCGGGCGCCACCGCACGATAGAAGAAAGTCCCCAAGAACCCAAGAAAGCCACCGAAGAAATCCACATAAGAAAGCCACCCAAGAAAGCCAGCCAAATCGAAGGGAATTGCTCTAGAGAAACGCAGAAACAGTCAGGAAATAGGGGCAGTACGAGAACAGACAAACTAGAGTTCCTCCTTGTGATTTAAGACGATAAAACATaggcaaataaaacaaatatataaaactaaaagacCCATTGtactttttgttaaattaataatgtttGGGTCTACAATAGAAACTATCAAAATGGGTTTATGTgccaacaaatatttttgaacaaaCTTTTACATTTTCACAGTTTGACATTTGTCCCATTAAAATACATAGCATCTTTGGACCACGCTCACTTAAAACCATTCAAAAACGTTTGCCAAAAAGGTCTGTCAACCTTTTCGCTCaaaaattagttatttttaactaGCCTTTGAGGTCGAACTACCTTAAATGGGAAGGTTTTgtgcttaaaaacaaatatgtttaaataacTTTGATTTGCCatgtttaaagaaaaagtaAGCTAAATAAGTTAATTACAGTTTTAATAAAGCTTTTGGTAAGAAAACTTATTCcaggatttttaaaaattattggcaatgctttattcaatatatatatatttatttaatatatatatcatattcatatatatatccaaattatattaatattttgaattgtattttttatacaagGTAAGTATAGGTAGTCCTGGATTTTTAGTAGCAGGAAATAGTTGTTGAAATTTCTAGGCagcttaaaaattgaaaatgcttctaatacttatttaaaatatgggTTGAAATAACTTAGTTAtatagcattttttatttgaaagtgCCATtgtaatgaaaaaattaattcaattaaattaattaatgttgcagcttaaaaattttatagttttataataatatcttAAATGTTAAGTTGACTTTAACCTTGGAAAGAGTATCCAAAGCTTCTGTTGTCTAAGGCAACTAACATTTTCTTGGGAATAAATAGCCATAACAGCCTAAAAGTAGGCAGTATTTATCCCCCGAATATCCCAAACTGAACCAGATAATTTGGCTGAGATTCTGGAGTGTCCAGCGAGACATTCCGACACTCGTGCCACTGGGTAAACAAACAAGCTAATCAGCTTGCGATAAGCTGGATCGTCGGGCCAGCgaaaaatcagaaaacatAGCCCCACAGCTCAGTGCGATTGGGACTTTTGGCGGCGAGATGCGAtcgccactgctgctgctgctcctcgtttTTTCGCTGCTGCTGGGCCCCTCGTACAGTGGCTCCGGAAAGGTGATCTACTTCAATGAGCTGAACAGCTCACAGTCCGCGGAGGTGGCCAAAACACCACCGGCAGTGTGGGCAAGGGCATGCTCTTTGACACGCGGGGAAATCGCTGCCGACATGGCTTCATTCGCGACCATCACGGCCGCTGCAGAAGGGTGAGTGCTCCTTAAGACACTAAAATACATAATATTTACTGtaataactttaatttgtttacccCCTTAGATTGTCTAAAAATGGTATACACCACTtggccaaattaattttaaatgtgtgtttattttatttttatttatgtgcgTCCAAGGAGATTAAAGTGAAATCCTAAGCAAACTGTCTACAGATCTTgtaaatacaatataatagATAGCCAAAAGTAAAGCAAATATCTGCTTGCTAACTAAATTTCAAGCTTTGCCGTGTacgtttattgttttaaagaattttttccttaaatttataattctttatatgttacaaaaacaatatttataatttaaataatattttttctaatgtAATAATTTCTAATCGtttataataactttttattgtttttttgccaattttaatttcataagcattattaaaagttttacttaATTGATCTACATTTCAACACTTTTTTAGGTGcttaatgaatttatttaaaaaatgcagtAAGCAGCTGAACAcgtaaaaatcaaatattgatatttataataaactttttaactaAGGTAACAATTTCTACGCATTCATAATGTCCTATTTTCAAACATGCTATAAAATTAGCTAATGAAAAGTAGTTAGCCACTTGGCATAGGCCCATTTCATGAATATATTCACATttctaagtaaattttaattgatttgttgATCGGTTtcgaaaagaaatttattgtttcaaaAATGTGGCTATTTTGTTAAAGATTATTTGTGTACTGTATTTAGAGtttgttaataatatttaggaaagaaattttgtttcttaGAAAATTAATGAGAATAAGATCCAGAAAACCCCAGATACATTTGGTGGACATTAACCCTTGCGCCTCGTCATGAAATCGAAACTACGTTACATCACGTGTCGCCGTTCACGAAGAGTATGATGAAATACTGGGCTTttggtttcagtttcagtttctgcAGATACCGCAGATACAATATACATTTCATGAGCGACAAGATACTAGATACGGAATACAAGAGCCGCCAAATGAGATAACAATGAGTTGAGGAAAGCTTCTGACTCAGCGCGATATATTTATAATGTCTTCCAAGACCCCTATTCTGTCACATTTTCGGGAATTTTCAGCGCTTGTGTGCGATAAGCAGGGTAAGTGTTCAAGATCTGTGACGTTGCACGCTCCGTAATTGccattaaacattaaacactCAATGGGCAGTCGCGTGATCAAAGCAAAAGCCAAAGCCCACTCCCCACATATTCCAGAAAGCGCCGATGATTGGCCAAAATTGGCCAGCAAATTTTACACGGAATTTCTAATGGCTCATTGAAAGTTATGGTGCCTGCCCTGGATCTTTTTGTCAAAGTTCATAACGCTCTATCTGCTATCTGATTATCACTAACTCACAACTCacccaaaaatacaaaaaatacaaaaactatGGGGAGCACAGGCCAATTAacccacgttcttactcagctctaaaaatatatagtagGGTTATCTATTTCAGTTCGGTTTTTTACGTTTTTCGGAAAGTTTGTGATAGGTTTTGTTCTGTGATAATCTAACTAGTTGTAGCTGGggcattttatttagttagaTTAGatactttaattgttttaatcaCTCATCAATATTATAATTCGTACAGCATTCtgacttaaaacattttataataaaaattataaaaattcttGGCAGCttattgataaatatttaattttaccttAAAACACATGAAAATACATGTGTTTTAAATGCTTATATTATtctaaaaacttattttaaatccaTTTATACATGAAGGTATAAGTTTTTTAAGCTTGCTTAGAAATAACTTttgaaattcgtttttttgttgttttcatgAAGCtcataattataaaaacaaaaatcaaacatattcaaaaattaaaatctattaattttttaatttataaagtttttcgacattaaaaataatatattccaAGATGGATTACtgattattttgttatatttttggtctacgcatataaatatttatatatataatatatattacattaaatgcaacaaataaaatatttttatcctgttgtttacattattagttttattatgAGCTTATTTTCCTACGCTTCTTTTgagtttaatgtttttaaatttctagaTAGGGTAGTTTGAGTAAAATCATATAAACTTCTGAGAAGAGCGTCGAAAAATCCCCTGTTCTATCTTCAGTAAAGAACCCTTCTTCCAATTTCCCTATAAATTGGGTGGTTACGTCCTATCCAAATGCAATGGGGCTCACCGATGATGATATTATCGGGTCCGGGctttgggtttttggttttgggttttgggttttgggttttgggtttgGTTACCTGTGGCTCAGTAGTAGACACCGACACCAACACCGacaccgaaaccgaaaccgaaaccgacaCCGATACAAAACCCATTCGGTCGGCAACCGAGCGACTTTCCATTGGCATCGGGCGGGAATCGAAATCAGTGTGCTGGCTGGGCCACTCAATTACTACACACAGATTGCAAACGGCATGGAGGGCAAGATAAGATTCAGAAACAGGGTGATGAGTCGCCTTTGGGGGGAAATCCATGGCTCTTTTTGGGGCCCAAGAAAGGCGAGAGCACCCTGTGGCCGGGCTGTTTATCAACTCGATGGAGAGCAGTTAAGAGGTGCTACCCAAAACTCGTATAAAATCAGTTAACTGCCGGCACTGGAGCAAGCCACTTGCTTAGCTCaacctcctttttttttgtcaaatcGCGCccttataatatattatatatagaaAAGAGAGTGTGAAGATGTCCATGCACCAGCTGCTGCTTTATTCGTTGTGTTTTTGGGCCGTGATCGTGTTCTGTGCGCCCACGCCCAGTGAATCCCGTCGCGTGATCTTCCTGAAACCGAATGGCATCCATCGCGGCCAGATTCTGGCCACACATGGCATGGAGAAGGCATGCCCCCAGTGCCATATGATCGATCATCGCGGCAATTGCCGGCGCATCATTTCCTACAATGCAGGTACTATATCACGTTACCATCACGTATAcgcattacgtatacgccgaGTGCGTCACCTCCATGGCAGTGCTATAACATCACAACTCATAACTGTCTCTTGCAGATGGCGTGCGCTGCTGAACCGAAAGTGATCCATGCTGATCCGAAGTGAAGAATCAGCCATCATCATCGAACGAATCTCGGCACTCTCTCAACAAAAATACCCTATTTATTTATGCTATTTATCTGCCTCGCACGCTATACattctaataataataatattaataataaaaaccaaccCACCCACTGTTGAATTCAAGTGTTCATTTTTGCTGCTTTGGCATGCTGCGTGAATTGCGATTGATagttaattagtttttagCTGCATTCCATTGAAGGTCGCGCTGCAATGCGGAATTTCGACAGCACACTAATAAAAAACGCATTAAATCCAATAATTTTGTactcaattaaattatatttcataCATTGCGgttttaagtgattttaaataattataaatacattttatttaccttCTTGGGTagttgattttaatatctgaaacTTCAAGCGTATGCAATCATGCAATTTAACATGCATcctatttaataatataatttaatatgtattatttgaagtcaatattaatttatttattttaactattccatttttttcggtgtatcttatcatttaaatattctctACGCTGGGGATTTCTATAATAGCGTTTATGATATCAGCTCCTCGAGTGGAATCggaaatatttgatttaacaattataatgCCGACTAGACGCAAACGCAATTATTGGGCATTAATCGGTATCACCTGCAACAGGTGGTGGCCCATGACTCTTTTCGCTTTAATTTATATCGCTGTTATGGTTTTCTAAGCAAGATTATATCAAGTAGcgcattttaattgttgtttttgataGGTAGATGTCGttaatttggtttattttgattatattCCTAGCTAATTTAAGCCAatgatcccagaaagaagtCAGACTGTTTTAATTTACTcatctatttaaaataactaataaatatagataaacatataaaaactaacttatatttttcttttaaataaaataaagctaaagaatacaagtttatttcaaactaaatatgAACTTACACAGATAAAagctaaataatataaatttattatacaataaattattaataaatttacacCAAATGGAGTTACTAACTTAGCAAtaaatttacacaaaatttagccaattaataataaaaacaaaacccttCCAAATATTAGCAATCTTTTATTATAATTGcctcattttgtttttgctattGATCAACGACAAAAATAAGTTAAGAATTTTAAGTAGcctacattttatataaataatattaaaatatttccatcATAAGTTTGAACATATTACCATAATTCAGTAAACCTATTCACTCTCAAatcaattaacattttttcttaaaatgcaAGTCATGATATACATGTTTTTTGCTAAACTTTGATAACCAAGTTCTGCCCCATCAATTCTCCTAATCCCTCCTTCATTCACTGCGAATAAACGTACTTTTTTATGCGTCAGAGCAATAATGGGTGTATCCATAAATCGATCGCTCGAATGTGCCAAACTGCTCGCAAAGATCgggaaatatttatgtattacaTGTCGGCCAATACATATTGGCAAACTTTGTACCTGCACTGACGTAGCAGTTGGCGGAGGGGCTGGACTGAAATTGGCATCTAATCAGATGACTCGGCTTCGATTCAGATTCATCAAACCGCTTATCGACATGTCAGCGGCGTTGGACTCAATTACTGAATGAAGTTCCGATTTCACAACTGCTCAAGAGGTGCTGGATTAGAGGAATAGACCTTAACACCACtgttttaacttaatttaacttaattttaatctcTATTTAATTATCGGCGGCTATGttgtgtttttaagttttttggagatttatcaaaaaaaaaagatctCAAAAGttttcgattggaaattttatgtcGAATTCAACGGTGCATGACATTGcaacttttgaccattattacccagggttttgacacaaaaacctagtttttaatgtgttttttgggatttttgccgatttttcaaaccaaattatttctgaaagagtcttttcgttgtaactttgccaaaataagacccaaagtcaaaagagttgctattttgaacagctggcaacctatgacatccatccctgatcgattgaaaacaattaatttagttttgacaaagaaatggaattttgaaaaacgttttttgaaaaatttatttatgtccaaatttctgaattttttgtaagggggtacatcatcattttgtgcagaaatttgacaatctgaaaaatttttaactgtgaatgccattcgattggaaattttattacgaattcaacggtgtatgacattccaacatttgaccattatttcccagggttttgacacaaaaaccaagtttttaatgtgttttttgggatttttggcgatttttcaaacaaaattatttctgaagagtctttttgttgtaactttgccaaaataagacccaaaatcaaaagagttgctattttgaacagctggcaacctatgcgatccatccctgatcgattgaaaataattaatttagttttgacatgaaaaccgaattttgaaaaacgttttttgaaaactttatttatgtccaaatttctgacttttttgtaagggggtacatcatcattttttgaagaaatttgacaatctgaaaaaattttagctgtgaatgccatt includes these proteins:
- the LOC128265226 gene encoding uncharacterized protein LOC128265226 isoform X1 — protein: MSMHQLLLYSLCFWAVIVFCAPTPSESRRVIFLKPNGIHRGQILATHGMEKACPQCHMIDHRGNCRRIISYNADGVRC
- the LOC128265232 gene encoding LOW QUALITY PROTEIN: uncharacterized protein LOC128265232 (The sequence of the model RefSeq protein was modified relative to this genomic sequence to represent the inferred CDS: inserted 1 base in 1 codon): MSQEAEDGDDALLEEDTVEETLDPLANLLSLKLKKPSHWNWELSTSRSCSNIALPRILLYDHSGNLLVDADGQREETFTSRDXQRRRKRSATSNLSLERNFHGLRIAEATPSATPSATPISSRERSHHHGSCIDFSTHELPNWEPSVSSRRSSSLRGVRFQEFQESGQEDLPVYPTPPSTSTLNSSSSGPREKRRYRRSQSSILERFSLSKGRHSSPEFATEEEVAKAPRYYLRTSKAGTLVIREESFSSQKMRHRRRRPPKHSSSENILQEDHHQGAATNVVQATMRRRPLLQSTSEDEKDLQQEQQQEQQASGARRSRGRPRNTSQRSCGKDAAKELITVDPDNCVYRAAPGATAR
- the LOC128265230 gene encoding uncharacterized protein LOC128265230 — translated: MRSPLLLLLLVFSLLLGPSYSGSGKVIYFNELNSSQSAEVAKTPPAVWARACSLTRGEIAADMASFATITAAAEGLSKNGIHHLAKLILNVCLFYFYLCASKEIKVKS